One Paracidovorax avenae ATCC 19860 genomic region harbors:
- a CDS encoding DUF3885 domain-containing protein, with the protein MVVDPLSWWLSAFPHIPPVGHLLRGDLAARWTRFHSLPGSKRYPDNESDFAELLMRHLAVAGELFTSGETIYVYRCHQGEPRLKGRSRHQIVGRQLRDHTIRFPAVEKPMLNEDYYFVRALATVWKPDFFEVLTRKVARWELAGITFVSPRSGNLYCPYDGGMDVFCFSLKPSRLEERFRTWMSEHESRL; encoded by the coding sequence ATGGTTGTCGATCCGCTTTCCTGGTGGTTGTCCGCGTTCCCGCATATTCCCCCGGTCGGGCATCTGCTGCGGGGTGACCTTGCCGCAAGGTGGACGCGTTTCCATTCGCTGCCCGGGTCAAAGCGGTATCCGGACAATGAATCGGACTTTGCAGAACTGCTGATGCGGCACCTAGCTGTTGCGGGCGAGTTGTTCACCTCCGGCGAGACGATCTATGTATACCGATGCCACCAAGGAGAGCCCAGGTTGAAGGGCCGCAGTCGCCACCAGATCGTGGGGCGCCAATTGAGAGATCACACCATCCGATTTCCTGCTGTGGAAAAGCCCATGCTCAATGAGGACTACTACTTCGTCCGTGCCCTGGCCACCGTTTGGAAACCCGATTTCTTCGAAGTGCTGACCCGGAAGGTTGCCCGCTGGGAACTGGCGGGCATCACATTCGTTTCGCCGCGCAGCGGAAACCTGTACTGTCCCTACGATGGCGGCATGGACGTGTTCTGTTTTTCCCTGAAACCATCCCGGCTCGAAGAGCGGTTTCGCACGTGGATGTCCGAGCATGAGAGCCGGCTCTGA
- the lgt gene encoding prolipoprotein diacylglyceryl transferase, whose translation MLMYPHIDPIALQIGPLAIHWYGLTYLAAFGLFMFLGTRRLRHEPYASLTGAQAWTRKDVEDILFLGVMGVVVGGRLGYCLFYKPGYYLSHPLEIFYIWQGGMSFHGGLLGVIASMVWFARSRHRPWLQVADFVAPCVPTGLAAGRVGNFINGELWGRFCDPSLPWGMVFPQSGSMLPRHPSQVYQFLMEGLLLFVLLWLYARRERRQGEVAAAFLVGYGCFRFIAEYFREPDAFLGILSLGMSMGQWLCVPMIVAGVLLWAWARRQPARVAPAH comes from the coding sequence ATGCTCATGTACCCGCATATCGATCCCATCGCCCTGCAGATCGGGCCGCTCGCCATCCACTGGTATGGCCTGACCTACCTGGCCGCGTTCGGCCTCTTCATGTTCCTGGGCACGCGCCGGCTGCGGCACGAGCCTTATGCCTCGCTCACCGGCGCGCAGGCCTGGACCCGCAAGGACGTGGAGGACATTCTGTTTCTGGGCGTGATGGGCGTGGTGGTGGGCGGGCGCCTGGGCTATTGCCTGTTCTACAAGCCCGGCTACTACCTGTCGCATCCGCTGGAGATCTTCTACATCTGGCAGGGCGGCATGAGCTTCCACGGCGGACTGCTGGGGGTGATCGCATCGATGGTGTGGTTCGCGCGCTCGCGCCACCGGCCGTGGCTGCAGGTGGCGGATTTCGTGGCACCCTGCGTGCCGACGGGCCTTGCGGCCGGGCGCGTGGGCAATTTCATCAATGGCGAACTCTGGGGACGGTTCTGCGACCCGTCGCTGCCCTGGGGCATGGTGTTCCCGCAGAGCGGCTCGATGCTGCCGCGCCATCCTTCGCAGGTGTACCAGTTCCTGATGGAAGGGCTGCTGCTGTTCGTGCTGCTGTGGCTGTATGCGCGGCGCGAGCGCCGGCAGGGCGAGGTGGCGGCGGCGTTCCTCGTGGGATACGGGTGTTTCCGCTTCATCGCCGAATATTTCCGCGAACCGGACGCGTTCCTCGGCATCCTGTCGCTCGGCATGAGCATGGGCCAGTGGCTCTGCGTGCCGATGATCGTCGCCGGGGTGCTGCTGTGGGCGTGGGCACGGCGGCAGCCGGCGCGCGTGGCGCCGGCGCACTGA
- a CDS encoding GntR family transcriptional regulator: MRTSTASLHDNVAERLREQIFAGEFAPGTFLDETALCERLAISRTPLREALKVLTAEGLLRHEPRRGCFVAEVTERDLDEIFPVIALLEGRAAHEATLRAGMADVAALEVLHERLQEHAAAGRIAEYYAANHAIHEAFIVLADNRWLAQVIGDLRKILRLARLQQLHAPGRLQQSLAEHLAVFAALRRGDAEAAEQAMRHHLLAQRVALRDIARHHHSRIAP, translated from the coding sequence ATGCGCACATCGACCGCCTCTCTGCACGACAACGTCGCAGAACGCCTGCGCGAGCAGATCTTTGCAGGTGAGTTCGCGCCGGGCACCTTTCTGGACGAAACCGCGCTGTGCGAGCGGCTCGCCATCTCGCGCACCCCCTTGCGCGAGGCGCTGAAGGTGCTCACGGCCGAGGGCCTGCTGCGCCACGAGCCCCGGCGGGGCTGTTTCGTGGCCGAGGTGACAGAGCGGGACCTGGACGAGATCTTCCCCGTGATCGCGTTGCTGGAGGGCCGCGCCGCGCACGAGGCGACGCTGCGCGCCGGCATGGCCGACGTGGCCGCGCTGGAGGTGCTGCACGAGCGGCTCCAGGAACATGCTGCCGCCGGCCGCATCGCCGAGTACTACGCGGCCAACCATGCGATCCACGAAGCCTTCATCGTGCTGGCCGACAACCGCTGGCTGGCCCAGGTGATCGGCGACCTGCGCAAGATCCTGCGCCTGGCGCGGCTGCAGCAATTGCATGCGCCCGGCCGCCTGCAGCAGAGCCTGGCGGAGCACCTGGCGGTGTTCGCCGCGCTGCGGCGCGGGGATGCCGAGGCCGCCGAGCAGGCCATGCGCCACCATCTTCTCGCGCAGCGCGTGGCGCTGCGCGACATTGCCCGCCACCACCACTCCAGGATCGCCCCATGA
- a CDS encoding malonyl-CoA decarboxylase, with protein sequence MNAASEWITRSVARLRTEAPIADLDAAGAAGGGRPPAAAAPAPAPAPAPAKAPPPRSTSERMAATLRRANEALSPRALRRLLADLQAVAAPQASEVEGGRQAEAVAAWYAEAKPEERRDMWLLMCEQFAPDATRFKSAQKRYEAAAGTEDEAHAEVHLRRALVSPRTRLLQRFAVFPQGMRFLVDLRAELLPQLKGDKRLLPLDAELEQLFSTWFDVAFLELQRLSWDSPASLLEKLIKYEAVHDIRSWADLKNRLDSDRRCYGFFHPRLPNEPLIFVEVALVNEISDSITPLLDEDGAAVDIARANTAIFYSISNTQTGLRGVSFGDSLIKHVVETLSAEFPRLRTFATLSPIPGFRAWFGKHCAGMLEAMDDKRRTELGRAIGAEAPQAAQVIAAAEKALELPVKSPLRQWLLHCAARYLGRELQDGRPVDGVARFHLGNGARVERLNWAGDPSSKGQKQSFGLMVNYLYDLKRIDKHRALLAQGRVPVSGDIDSLARG encoded by the coding sequence ATGAATGCCGCCTCCGAATGGATCACGCGCAGTGTCGCCCGCCTGCGCACCGAAGCCCCGATCGCCGACCTCGATGCCGCGGGCGCGGCAGGAGGTGGCCGCCCGCCCGCTGCTGCTGCCCCGGCCCCGGCCCCGGCCCCTGCGCCGGCCAAGGCACCGCCGCCGCGTTCCACGTCCGAGCGCATGGCCGCCACGCTGCGGCGCGCGAACGAGGCCCTGTCCCCGCGCGCTCTGCGCCGGCTGCTGGCCGACCTGCAGGCGGTCGCGGCGCCGCAGGCCAGCGAGGTGGAGGGCGGCCGGCAGGCCGAGGCCGTGGCCGCCTGGTATGCGGAGGCCAAGCCCGAAGAGCGCCGCGACATGTGGCTGTTGATGTGCGAGCAGTTCGCGCCCGATGCCACGCGCTTCAAGTCGGCGCAGAAGCGCTACGAGGCTGCAGCCGGCACGGAAGACGAGGCGCACGCGGAAGTCCATCTGCGCCGCGCCCTGGTCTCGCCGCGCACGCGGCTGCTGCAGCGGTTCGCGGTGTTCCCGCAGGGCATGCGCTTCCTCGTGGACCTGCGCGCGGAACTGCTGCCGCAGCTCAAGGGCGACAAGCGGCTGCTGCCGCTGGACGCGGAACTGGAGCAGTTGTTCTCCACGTGGTTCGACGTGGCCTTCCTGGAGCTGCAGCGCCTGTCGTGGGATTCGCCGGCGTCGCTGCTGGAAAAGCTCATCAAGTACGAGGCCGTGCACGACATCCGCAGCTGGGCGGACCTGAAGAACCGGCTCGACAGCGACCGCCGCTGCTATGGTTTCTTCCACCCGCGGCTGCCGAACGAGCCGCTCATCTTCGTCGAGGTGGCGCTGGTCAACGAGATTTCGGACAGCATCACGCCGCTGCTGGACGAGGATGGCGCGGCCGTGGACATCGCCCGCGCCAACACGGCGATCTTCTATTCGATCAGCAACACGCAGACGGGCCTGCGCGGCGTGAGCTTCGGCGATTCGCTCATCAAGCATGTGGTGGAGACGCTGTCGGCCGAGTTCCCGCGGCTGCGGACCTTCGCCACGCTCTCGCCGATTCCGGGTTTCCGCGCATGGTTCGGCAAGCACTGCGCAGGCATGCTCGAAGCCATGGACGACAAGCGCCGCACCGAACTGGGCCGTGCCATCGGGGCGGAGGCGCCGCAGGCCGCGCAGGTGATAGCCGCGGCAGAGAAGGCGCTGGAGCTGCCCGTGAAGTCGCCGCTGCGGCAGTGGCTGCTGCACTGCGCGGCTCGCTACCTGGGGCGCGAACTGCAGGACGGCCGCCCCGTGGATGGGGTGGCGCGCTTCCACCTCGGCAACGGGGCGCGCGTGGAGCGGCTCAACTGGGCGGGGGACCCGTCGTCCAAGGGGCAGAAGCAGTCGTTCGGCCTCATGGTGAACTACCTCTACGACCTCAAGCGCATCGACAAGCACCGGGCGCTCCTGGCCCAGGGCCGCGTACCGGTGTCGGGAGACATCGACAGCCTCGCCCGCGGCTGA
- a CDS encoding Bug family tripartite tricarboxylate transporter substrate binding protein, with protein MPVNPFQAPAAALPRRALLRGAAASGLALAAGRAFANDPWPAKPVTLVVPFPAGGGTDAFARPLAAQFSKSTGKTLVIDNRGGAGGTVGASYASKAAPDGYTLFMGGTHHVIAPSMYPKLDYDIERDFIPLALLANVPQVLVVNPRNVPFTAFPAFLDHVRRNPAKLNYASAGSGTSHHLAGELFKLQSNTFITHIPYRGAGPALQDLIGGNVDMMFDGLGSSAAHIKGGRIRALMVSGKQRNPAFPDVPCAAEVGLPDYTVTTWYGLWAPKGTPTDLQARIVEEVRRIGAADEIKAVWAKNGADYGGLTQAQFGAMVGAEVKRWAQVVKASGAKLE; from the coding sequence ATGCCAGTGAATCCTTTCCAGGCGCCCGCTGCGGCGCTGCCCCGGCGCGCCCTGCTGCGCGGGGCCGCCGCTTCGGGCCTCGCGCTCGCGGCCGGCCGCGCCTTCGCGAACGACCCCTGGCCGGCCAAGCCGGTCACGCTGGTGGTGCCGTTCCCGGCCGGCGGCGGCACCGACGCGTTCGCGCGGCCGCTGGCGGCGCAGTTTTCCAAGTCCACCGGCAAGACGCTGGTCATCGACAACCGGGGCGGTGCCGGCGGCACGGTGGGCGCGAGCTATGCGTCCAAGGCCGCGCCGGACGGCTACACGCTGTTCATGGGCGGCACACACCACGTGATCGCGCCGTCGATGTATCCGAAGCTGGATTACGACATCGAGCGCGATTTCATTCCGCTGGCGCTGCTGGCCAACGTGCCGCAGGTGCTGGTGGTGAACCCGCGCAACGTGCCGTTCACGGCGTTCCCGGCCTTCCTGGACCACGTGCGGCGCAATCCGGCCAAGCTCAACTACGCTTCGGCGGGGTCGGGAACCTCCCACCATCTGGCGGGGGAGTTGTTCAAGCTGCAGTCGAACACGTTCATCACGCACATTCCCTACCGCGGTGCGGGGCCTGCGCTGCAGGACCTGATCGGCGGCAACGTGGACATGATGTTCGACGGACTGGGTTCTTCCGCGGCGCACATCAAGGGCGGGCGCATCCGTGCGCTGATGGTGTCGGGCAAGCAGCGCAACCCGGCTTTCCCGGACGTTCCGTGCGCGGCCGAAGTGGGCCTGCCCGACTACACGGTGACCACGTGGTACGGCCTCTGGGCACCGAAAGGCACGCCGACGGACCTGCAGGCGCGCATCGTGGAGGAGGTGCGCCGCATCGGCGCGGCCGACGAGATCAAGGCCGTGTGGGCGAAGAACGGCGCCGACTACGGCGGGCTCACGCAGGCGCAATTCGGTGCGATGGTCGGGGCGGAGGTGAAGCGCTGGGCGCAGGTGGTGAAGGCTTCTGGCGCGAAGCTGGAGTGA
- a CDS encoding enoyl-CoA hydratase/isomerase family protein, with protein MAGEVGVVWPEAAAQDGRGIVRVTLRHPGRLNAMSRAMWRQLREVFEGIQAREDARCVLIEGEGDAFCAGGDISEYPAFRFDPGSLRDFHEHDVWGGLSAMLACDVPIVAAIRGACMGAGVEIAACCDVRFAAESARFGAPIARLGFPMAPREAALVAQAVGDALARRMLLEAATFDAGPLAAQGFLAAVVADDGLAAQAWASAGRIAALAPRAARLNKQTLRACRQGGGSVLQAGADPYAYAAGAEHREGIAAFLEKRPAQF; from the coding sequence ATGGCGGGTGAGGTCGGGGTGGTGTGGCCGGAGGCCGCGGCGCAGGATGGGCGCGGCATCGTGCGTGTCACGTTGCGGCATCCGGGGCGGCTCAATGCCATGTCGCGGGCCATGTGGCGGCAGTTGCGGGAGGTGTTCGAGGGCATCCAGGCCCGCGAGGATGCGCGCTGCGTGCTGATCGAGGGGGAGGGCGATGCCTTCTGCGCGGGGGGCGACATTTCCGAATACCCGGCGTTCCGGTTCGATCCCGGGAGCCTGCGCGACTTCCACGAGCACGATGTGTGGGGCGGGCTGTCGGCGATGCTGGCGTGCGATGTGCCGATCGTGGCTGCGATCCGCGGAGCTTGCATGGGCGCGGGGGTGGAGATCGCGGCCTGCTGCGACGTGCGGTTCGCGGCGGAATCCGCGCGCTTCGGCGCGCCGATCGCGCGGCTGGGTTTTCCGATGGCGCCGCGCGAGGCCGCGCTGGTGGCGCAGGCCGTGGGCGATGCACTGGCCCGCCGCATGCTCCTGGAGGCCGCCACGTTCGATGCCGGGCCGCTGGCCGCGCAGGGTTTCCTGGCGGCCGTGGTGGCGGACGACGGACTGGCCGCGCAGGCGTGGGCCAGCGCAGGGCGCATCGCGGCGCTCGCGCCCCGGGCGGCGCGGCTCAACAAGCAGACGCTGCGTGCGTGCCGGCAGGGCGGCGGCAGTGTGCTGCAGGCCGGGGCCGATCCGTATGCCTACGCTGCCGGCGCGGAGCACCGCGAAGGCATCGCGGCGTTCCTGGAGAAGCGGCCTGCGCAGTTCTGA
- a CDS encoding malonate--CoA ligase yields the protein MSSQLLASPSRTPASASAAGHQNLYSALRAAFPADLGGIAVEATSPEGLPLHYSWADLEQASARIANLLASLNLPEGSRIAVQVEKSVEAMLLYLATLRAGFVFLPLNTAYQSAEIEYFIGNAEPAVVVCTPANFGWVSKLAFTAGTAHVFTLGDDRTGTLLERATHHSSVHEPVARSADDLAAILYTSGTTGRSKGAMLTHGNLLSNALVLKDYWGWKPGDVLIHALPIFHVHGLFVAIHGALINGSPMVWFAKFEPKAVIAAMPRATVFMGVPTLYVRLLAEPALNRESTARMRLFVAGSAPLLIETFKEWQDRTGHTILERYGMSETIMLTSNPYAADPRHGGQEERRGGTVGFPLPGVGLRVVDDAGQPVATDGIGHIQVQGPNVFQGYWRMPEKTKEEFAVDGQGGRWFRTGDVGKVDARGYVHIVGRSKDLIISGGYNVYPAEIEGFINEMPGVAESALVGVPHPDFGEVGVAVVIPKAGAQIDGEAIIAALKARLANFKIPKRCFVTEELPRNTMGKVQKNLLREQYKGLFG from the coding sequence ATGTCTTCCCAACTGCTTGCATCGCCTTCCCGCACGCCGGCCTCCGCATCGGCCGCCGGCCACCAGAACCTCTACAGCGCCCTGCGCGCCGCATTCCCGGCGGACCTGGGCGGCATCGCCGTCGAGGCCACGTCGCCCGAGGGGCTGCCCCTGCACTACAGCTGGGCGGACCTGGAGCAGGCCAGCGCGCGCATCGCCAACCTGCTCGCGTCGCTGAATCTGCCCGAGGGCAGCCGCATCGCGGTGCAGGTGGAGAAGTCGGTCGAGGCCATGCTGCTGTACCTCGCGACGCTGCGCGCGGGTTTCGTGTTCCTGCCCCTGAACACCGCCTACCAGAGCGCGGAGATCGAATACTTCATCGGCAACGCCGAGCCCGCGGTGGTAGTCTGCACGCCGGCGAATTTCGGCTGGGTCTCCAAGCTGGCGTTCACGGCCGGCACGGCGCACGTGTTCACGCTCGGCGACGACCGCACGGGCACGCTGCTGGAGCGCGCGACGCACCACTCCAGCGTGCACGAGCCGGTGGCACGGTCAGCGGACGACCTGGCCGCCATCCTCTACACCAGCGGCACCACGGGCCGCAGCAAGGGCGCGATGCTCACGCACGGCAATTTGCTGTCGAACGCGCTGGTGCTCAAGGACTACTGGGGCTGGAAGCCTGGCGACGTACTCATCCACGCGCTGCCGATCTTCCACGTGCACGGCCTGTTCGTTGCGATCCACGGGGCGCTCATCAACGGCAGCCCGATGGTCTGGTTCGCGAAGTTCGAACCGAAGGCCGTGATCGCCGCGATGCCGCGAGCCACGGTGTTCATGGGCGTGCCCACGCTCTATGTGCGGCTGCTGGCCGAGCCTGCGCTCAATCGCGAGAGCACTGCCCGCATGCGGCTGTTCGTGGCCGGCTCCGCCCCCCTGCTGATCGAGACGTTCAAGGAATGGCAGGACCGCACGGGCCACACCATCCTGGAGCGCTACGGCATGAGCGAGACCATCATGCTCACCAGCAACCCGTACGCTGCCGACCCGCGCCATGGCGGGCAGGAGGAGCGCCGCGGCGGCACGGTGGGCTTCCCGCTGCCGGGCGTGGGCCTGCGCGTGGTGGACGACGCGGGGCAGCCGGTGGCCACCGACGGGATCGGCCACATCCAGGTGCAGGGGCCGAACGTGTTCCAGGGCTACTGGCGCATGCCGGAGAAGACGAAGGAGGAGTTCGCCGTGGACGGGCAGGGCGGCCGCTGGTTCAGGACGGGCGACGTGGGCAAGGTCGATGCGCGGGGCTATGTCCACATCGTGGGGCGCAGCAAGGACCTCATCATCTCCGGCGGCTACAACGTCTATCCGGCCGAGATCGAGGGCTTCATCAACGAGATGCCCGGCGTGGCCGAGAGCGCGCTGGTGGGCGTGCCGCACCCGGACTTCGGGGAAGTGGGCGTGGCGGTGGTGATCCCCAAGGCCGGTGCGCAAATCGATGGCGAGGCGATCATCGCGGCGCTCAAGGCGCGCCTGGCGAACTTCAAGATTCCCAAACGCTGCTTCGTCACCGAAGAGCTGCCACGCAACACGATGGGCAAGGTGCAGAAGAATTTGCTGCGCGAGCAGTACAAGGGGCTGTTCGGCTGA
- a CDS encoding LysR substrate-binding domain-containing protein — protein MRRLCPTISELNAFHSAAKHHAFTMAARELCVTQSAISRHIASLEEYLGQRLFIRKAGGLELTDAGATYLNATRPAMAALESATAQLMSYGGSGGALNFSVPPTFAAQWLFPRLGHFKRTLPQVALNFVRYQHAHDFAVPHEFDAAIQYGYGNWPSANARYLIGKETSIVCSPQLRDTLRLRTPQDLQHATLLQHIEVPLAWHDWMEAHQCDTAGSRFGPGFNLYSLIIRAAVSGFGVGIVPTCLVEDELQAGSLVEPLGRRFESPLGYYLCAPTARTNLSVYKLVAAWLEHCCSHAPAAHGTASPADGCIFCAADTP, from the coding sequence ATGCGCCGCCTCTGCCCGACCATTTCCGAACTGAACGCTTTCCACTCCGCGGCAAAGCACCATGCCTTCACCATGGCGGCGCGCGAACTGTGCGTGACCCAGAGCGCCATCAGCCGCCACATCGCGTCGCTGGAGGAATACCTGGGACAGAGGCTCTTCATCCGCAAGGCGGGCGGGCTGGAGTTGACGGACGCCGGCGCCACCTACCTCAACGCCACCCGCCCCGCGATGGCGGCGCTGGAGTCGGCGACGGCGCAGCTCATGTCGTACGGCGGCAGCGGCGGCGCGCTCAATTTCTCGGTGCCTCCGACCTTCGCGGCACAGTGGCTGTTCCCGCGGCTGGGCCACTTCAAGCGCACCCTGCCCCAGGTGGCGCTCAACTTCGTGCGCTACCAGCATGCGCACGATTTCGCGGTGCCGCATGAATTCGACGCCGCCATCCAGTACGGCTACGGCAACTGGCCCAGTGCCAATGCCCGCTACCTGATCGGCAAGGAGACCAGCATCGTCTGCAGCCCCCAACTGCGCGACACGCTGCGGCTGCGCACGCCGCAGGACCTGCAGCATGCCACGCTGCTGCAGCACATCGAGGTGCCGCTCGCCTGGCACGACTGGATGGAGGCGCACCAGTGCGACACGGCCGGCAGCCGCTTCGGGCCGGGCTTCAATCTCTACTCGCTCATCATCCGCGCCGCGGTGTCCGGCTTCGGCGTGGGCATCGTGCCCACCTGCCTGGTGGAGGACGAACTGCAGGCCGGATCGCTGGTCGAGCCGCTCGGCCGGCGGTTCGAAAGCCCCCTGGGCTACTACCTGTGTGCGCCCACGGCCCGCACCAACCTGTCGGTCTACAAGCTGGTGGCCGCGTGGCTGGAACACTGCTGCAGCCACGCGCCCGCGGCGCATGGCACTGCATCGCCTGCGGACGGATGCATCTTCTGCGCTGCGGACACGCCCTGA
- a CDS encoding metal-dependent hydrolase family protein, translating into MTSLLIENSRVLDVHALTLRSGVSVLVTDGRIAAVGEQLQAPEGAQRIDARGMTLMPGLIDCHVHVVASSFNLGTVAKMPNVFTMLRSLPIMRGMLDRGFTSVRDAGGADWSLAEAVRTGLVQGPRIFPSGKALSQTGGHADFRQRSDDLDVCSCAYKLGNIGRVVDGVDACRLAVREEILKGATQIKVMASGGVASPNDPIGNLGYSEAELRAIVEEADNASTYVMAHAYTPRAIARAVRCGVRTIEHGNLVDAATADLMAEAGAFMVPTLVTYEGLANEGERYGLPAVSIAKIDAVRGQGRQAIEILAKAGVKMGLGSDLLAETHYLQSDELRLRAEILGNGPVLQQATLVGAEILGQQGQLGEITPGAIADLLLVDGDPLADIACLLGQGERIRAIVKDGAFVKNTL; encoded by the coding sequence ATGACTTCCCTCCTGATCGAAAACAGCCGCGTCCTGGACGTGCATGCGCTCACGCTGCGCTCCGGCGTCTCGGTCCTGGTGACGGACGGCCGCATCGCCGCAGTGGGCGAGCAACTGCAGGCGCCGGAGGGCGCGCAGAGGATCGACGCCCGCGGCATGACGCTCATGCCGGGCCTGATCGACTGCCACGTACACGTGGTGGCGTCCTCGTTCAACCTCGGCACGGTGGCGAAGATGCCGAACGTGTTCACCATGCTGCGTTCGCTGCCGATCATGCGCGGCATGCTCGATCGCGGCTTCACCTCGGTGCGCGATGCGGGCGGGGCGGACTGGTCGCTCGCCGAAGCGGTGCGCACGGGCCTGGTGCAGGGCCCGCGCATCTTCCCCTCGGGCAAGGCGCTGTCGCAGACGGGCGGGCATGCGGACTTCCGCCAGCGCAGCGACGACCTGGACGTGTGCTCGTGCGCGTACAAGCTGGGCAATATCGGCCGCGTGGTCGACGGCGTCGATGCCTGCCGGCTCGCGGTGCGCGAGGAGATCCTGAAGGGCGCCACGCAGATCAAGGTCATGGCCTCGGGCGGCGTGGCCTCGCCCAACGATCCGATCGGCAACCTGGGCTACTCGGAGGCCGAGCTGCGCGCCATCGTCGAGGAGGCCGACAACGCCAGCACCTACGTGATGGCCCACGCCTACACGCCGCGCGCCATCGCCCGCGCCGTGCGCTGCGGCGTGCGCACCATCGAGCATGGCAACCTGGTCGATGCGGCCACGGCCGACCTGATGGCCGAGGCGGGCGCGTTCATGGTGCCCACGCTCGTCACCTATGAAGGCCTCGCGAACGAGGGCGAGCGCTACGGCCTGCCGGCCGTCTCCATCGCCAAGATCGACGCAGTGCGCGGACAGGGCAGGCAGGCGATCGAGATCCTGGCGAAGGCCGGCGTGAAGATGGGCCTGGGCAGCGACCTGCTCGCCGAGACGCACTACCTGCAGTCCGACGAACTGCGCCTGCGCGCCGAAATCCTGGGCAACGGCCCGGTGCTGCAGCAGGCCACGCTGGTGGGCGCCGAGATCTTGGGCCAGCAGGGCCAGCTCGGAGAAATCACCCCGGGCGCCATCGCCGACCTGCTGCTGGTGGATGGTGACCCGCTGGCCGACATCGCCTGCCTGCTGGGCCAGGGCGAGCGCATCCGCGCGATCGTCAAGGACGGCGCCTTCGTCAAGAACACCCTCTGA
- a CDS encoding ABC transporter substrate-binding protein, translating to MQRRNLMKLGGAAAVLQCLPSLGFSQQGEVFRIGSLTPITGAGSPYGPGMQQAIRLAVDEVNAAGGAGGRKLELFTEDSQTKPDAAVLAAKKLIEVNKVQAVLGTWASGVSLAVLPLTEAAGIIEMNVSGAPAISTLDTKDLVWRFQATNDRFGAAFAEICAKRGFKRPATMAFNNASGLGNVEGFTRVWEKRGGKVVANVTYEPSRPSYRSELQKILAAKPDVIVMGSYLPDTTIILREWFQSGAENKWVIPGWAANPDLVKALGAEVCEGIISVDTVSNEKSTAFAHFDAAYAKATGKSAATNIYAAMAYDMVISLALAMEAAGAKATVEQVNAKIRDISNAPGTAVYTFAEGKAQLAKKAKVNYEGASSKLDFDKYGDATPDFGVYVIEKGQLVRRDVVSIAM from the coding sequence ATGCAACGTAGAAACCTCATGAAGCTCGGCGGCGCCGCGGCCGTCCTGCAGTGCCTTCCCTCTCTCGGCTTCAGCCAGCAGGGCGAGGTGTTCCGCATCGGCTCGCTCACGCCGATCACGGGCGCGGGCAGCCCCTACGGCCCGGGCATGCAGCAGGCCATCCGCCTGGCCGTGGATGAAGTGAATGCCGCCGGGGGCGCGGGCGGCCGCAAGCTGGAACTCTTCACCGAGGACTCGCAGACCAAGCCCGACGCCGCGGTGCTCGCGGCCAAGAAGCTCATCGAGGTGAACAAGGTGCAGGCCGTGCTGGGCACGTGGGCCTCGGGCGTGTCGCTGGCCGTGCTGCCGCTCACCGAAGCGGCCGGCATCATCGAGATGAACGTCTCCGGGGCTCCGGCCATCTCCACGCTCGACACCAAGGACCTGGTCTGGCGCTTCCAGGCGACCAACGACCGCTTCGGCGCGGCCTTCGCCGAGATCTGCGCCAAGCGCGGCTTCAAGCGGCCGGCCACGATGGCGTTCAACAACGCCTCGGGCCTGGGCAACGTGGAAGGCTTCACCCGCGTGTGGGAAAAGCGCGGCGGCAAGGTGGTGGCGAACGTCACCTACGAACCCAGCCGGCCCAGCTACCGCAGCGAGCTGCAGAAGATCCTGGCGGCCAAGCCCGACGTGATCGTGATGGGCTCCTACCTGCCCGACACCACCATCATCCTGCGCGAGTGGTTCCAGTCCGGCGCCGAGAACAAATGGGTCATCCCGGGCTGGGCGGCCAACCCCGACCTGGTGAAGGCCCTGGGCGCCGAGGTGTGCGAGGGCATCATCTCGGTGGACACGGTCTCCAACGAGAAGAGCACCGCGTTCGCGCACTTCGATGCGGCGTACGCCAAGGCCACGGGCAAATCCGCGGCCACCAACATCTATGCCGCCATGGCCTACGACATGGTGATCTCGCTGGCACTGGCGATGGAGGCCGCAGGCGCCAAGGCCACGGTGGAGCAGGTCAACGCGAAGATCCGCGATATCTCCAACGCACCGGGCACGGCCGTCTATACCTTCGCCGAAGGCAAGGCGCAGCTCGCAAAGAAGGCCAAGGTGAACTACGAAGGCGCCTCCAGCAAGCTGGACTTTGACAAGTACGGCGACGCGACGCCGGACTTCGGTGTGTACGTGATCGAGAAGGGCCAGCTGGTGCGGCGCGACGTGGTGTCCATCGCGATGTGA